In one window of Henckelia pumila isolate YLH828 chromosome 1, ASM3356847v2, whole genome shotgun sequence DNA:
- the LOC140866272 gene encoding secreted RxLR effector protein 161-like yields MKKVLLRFSMNQSKEVTIPVAQNTKLSSEQAPKTEEERQEMNNTPYASGVGSIMYAMVCSRPDLAYAISLVSRFMSNPGAEHWKALKWVMKYLRGTSHLGLSFKDQGNNSNPIVGYVDADFAGNLDTRNSLTGFVFTLFGTVVTWKSTLQPVVALSTTEAEFIAVTEAIKEAI; encoded by the coding sequence ATGAAGAAGGTGCTACTGAGATTTAGTATGAATCAATCCAAGGAAGTAACCATCCCAGTAGCACAGAACACTAAACTTTCTTCTGAGCAGGCACCCAAAACCGAGGAAGAAAGGCAAGAAATGAATAATACTCCTTATGCTAGTGGTGTTGGAAGTATAATGTATGCTATGGTCTGTAGTAGACCTGACCTAGCATATGCCATAAGTTTAGTTTCAAGGTTCATGTCAAATCCTGGAGCAGAACATTGGAAGGCTCTTAAGTGGGTAATGAAATACTTAAGAGGAACATCACACTTGGGGTTAAGTTTTAAAGATCAAggaaacaattcaaatcctatTGTAGGGTATGTGGATGCTGACTTTGCTGGAAATTTGGACACAAGAAATTCCTTAACTGGATTTGTGTTTACATTATTTGGAACAGTAGTTACATGGAAATCTACTTTGCAACCTGTCGTGGCTCTTTCTACAACAGAAGCTGAGTTCATTGCTGTTACAGAAGCTATCAAAGAAGCTATCTAG
- the LOC140874828 gene encoding GDSL esterase/lipase At1g29670-like yields the protein MSQTRPQNLTLLCLFLFFPLISPCIAIQQQNDNTKIKGMFVFGSSLVDNGNNNFLSNSIAKVNYFPYGIDFPLGPSGRFTNGKNVIDLLGQKLNLSDYIPPFSDPSTNGSKLVNGVNFASGGSGILDDTGALAGNVTSLNQQIRNFEDYTLPELMEMELGSKSKEILAQFLFLVGSGGNDYSLNYFMGLSNSNTSIEVFTANLISNLAHHLMRLYNLGASKFVLMAINPNGCSPMAKARVPTQDGCIQTLNRAVHMFNAELRNLVDAIRPQMPGSNLVFVNSYKVIMDIIKHPISKGFVDVKNSCCEISKISEGGNGVLCKREGSICENRDEYVFFDGLHPTQAVNVVIANKAFASEFQAEVYPFNIYNLSQM from the exons ATGTCCCAAACAAGGCCTCAAAATCTGACACTTTTGTGTTTATTTCTCTTCTTCCCTTTGATCTCTCCATGCATAGCCATACAACAACAAAACGAtaacaccaaaatcaaaggcatgtttGTGTTTGGAAGCTCTCTTGTTGACAATGGGAACAACAATTTCCTTTCAAATTCCATAGCCAAAGTCAACTATTTTCCGTACGGAATAGACTTCCCTCTTGGCCCTTCTGGTAGATTCACGAATGGCAAAAATGTGATAGACTTGCTCGGCCAAAAACTCAACCTTTCAGATTACATTCCGCCATTCTCTGATCCTTCCACTAATGGGAGTAAGCTTGTGAATGGGGTCAACTTTGCTTCTGGTGGTTCTGGTATATTGGATGACACTGGTGCACTTGCT GGAAATGTGACAAGTTTGAATCAACAAATAAGAAACTTCGAGGACTACACATTGCCAGAATTAATGGAGATGGAATTGGGGAGTAAGAGCAAAGAAATCCTTGCTCAGTTCTTGTTCTTGGTTGGAAGTGGCGGAAATGACTACTCCCTCAATTACTTTATGGGCTTATCCAACAGTAACACCAGCATCGAAGTTTTCACAGCCAATTTGATCTCAAACCTCGCTCACCATCTCATG AGGTTGTACAATTTGGGTGCTAGCAAGTTCGTGTTGATGGCAATAAATCCCAACGGTTGTAGTCCAATGGCTAAAGCCAGGGTCCCGACACAAGACGGCTGCATCCAGACGCTGAATCGAGCGGTTCACATGTTCAATGCCGAGCTAAGGAACTTGGTAGATGCCATAAGGCCGCAAATGCCTGGTTCTAACCTTGTTTTTGTCAATTCATACAAAGTTATTATGGATATCATAAAACATCCTATTTCAAAAG GTTTTGTGGATGTAAAAAATTCTTGCTGTGAAATAAGCAAGATAAGCGAAGGTGGGAATGGGGTTTTGTGCAAGAGAGAAGGATCCATCTGTGAAAATAGGGATGAATATGTGTTTTTTGATGGCTTGCATCCAACACAAGCTGTGAATGTTGTGATTGCAAATAAAGCCTTCGCATCCGAATTTCAAGCTGAGGTTTACCCTTTCAACATCTACAATCTCTCACAAATGTAG